The Nomascus leucogenys isolate Asia chromosome 4, Asia_NLE_v1, whole genome shotgun sequence genome includes the window GGAGGCACAGTGACTACCTGGAGTAGCCGGGGAGGTTCCTCACCACAGATCAAAGTGACAGAGGGAACCATGGAAAGGTCAGGAGGAAGGAATGGGGGCGAGAAAGGCCAAAGCTTTCTGGGGATAGAGAACAAAGAGTAAAAAGGACCAGCAAGGCTTCTATCTGTAGATGGGGGAAGAGGAACATATGTGTCGTCTAGAACATGGCATCTCAGGCAGCCTGCTGATCCAAGTCTGCCCTCCCCAGCTTCCCATAACTGGGCCTTCCCCTGCCTGTCACTTTCACTGGCTCCCCACTGTCCAGTCAAATAGGAGCCATCTCCTCACACCAGTTCTCAGGACCTCACCAGCCAGGCCTCCCCTACCAATCTGGCCTTAATTCTCACAATTCCCTGCCCACTCGCCAAGCCTTTGTTCCTACTGCTTCTCTCACTTAGAAATGCTAGAATGCGCTTCCACGTCCCGCCATGCAGAGACTCCCATGAGTCTTTCTCCTCTCTCAACAACTCCCGGAATCTCCGGATTCTCCGGCCAGAACGCTGCACTTGTCTCAATGCACCAGTTTCCGTACTGCAACCCCGGGTGAATACCAAGCTGCTCTTACTGGCCATCACTGACACTGGGGCTGGGTCCCCCAGGCCAGAAAGCCCGTCTCCCACCAGAATGGGCTGTACTCCCCAGCCCAATACCAGGGCCCCTTTCTCTGTGCAGAGGCCTCCCAGGCTCCCCACCTGTGAGCAACATGAGccagggaagcaggaggagggCAGCCATGTGGAGGGGCGTGTGGGCTCGCAGCAGGGCCGACAGTGCAGGGCCCAGCAGCACAGAGACGTGGAGCAGGACGCCGGCGGCATGAAGCAGCAGGCACAGGAAGGGCCGGTAGTTGCCGAAGCCCACGCAGCGGCCCAGCAGGCGGCAGTGGTGGTCCCGACGCAGGATGCAGACGCGGCAGGCAGAGCAGTGTCCGCTGCGTGGCGGCACCTGGCTTTGGCACTGGTAGCAGTAACTGCAGGAAGGAACCACAGGGTCAGTTTCCCCAGCAGCTCAGGTGCCCCATATTGTGCACAGGGCTGCCCCAGAGCCCATCCTGCGGAAGTGGCAACAGCCATTTGCCCTggctaagcctcaatttctttacAAGTAAATGCAGGCTAAACAAGATGTCCCAGGCCCTTCTAGTTCTAGCACTACAGGTCTGAGGTCTCTTCCAGCCCTAACATCCTCAGTCCTGAGACCTCTCTCAAGCCACTGACATCCAGCAGCaaatctctcccttcctccacagCCACCCTTTTGTCCAGGTCACTAGGAACTCTCTGGATTACTGCAATAGCCTCTCGACTGGTCTCCGATTCCACCTTTGCCCCCCTCGTACAGTCTCACCCCAGCAACCAAACTGACcctcctctgcttaaaaccctccTGTGGTTCTCCAATTTATTTCTAGTAAAAAGCAAAGCCTTCAATGTCCTACAACATCCTTCTATCTGTGACATCTCTTCCCCTCtcttactgcactccagccacactggccttcttgctgttctgGGAACATACATGCTGGGTACACAActgcctcagagcctttgcaccaCTTGTtacctctgcctggaacaccttTCCCTCAGATTCCCACATAGCTAaccctccacccccatcccctcCAAGTTTTTTGCTCAGATGCCTCCTTCTCTATGAGGTCTACCTTGAccacatatttatattattttaaaaattaatttaaacaattttttagggacagagtctcgctacgttacccaggctggagcgtagtggttgttcacaggtgtgatcatagcacgctacagcctcagcttctcgagtagctgggactacaggctaaaGCCTGTGCCTGGCATAAAATTTGTGTGTAGAGCCTGTACCTGgcgtaattttttttctaattataaattgACAAATTCCAGTTGTATATACTTATGGGATACCAAGTGATGTTATATCAGTACAGCTTGGAATAAATCAAGCTAATCAGGATAGCCATTACCTCAAACACTCATATTTTTGTTTGAGAATTTACCAcctgtttatttatgtatttatttatttgagacggagtctcactctgtcacccaggctggagtgcagtggcttgatctcggctcactgcaacctctgcctcccaggttcaaacaattctcttgcctcagcctccccagtagctgagattacaggcacgtgccaccatgcccgactaatttttttatatttttagtagagacggggtttcaccacgttggctaggctggtaaacttctgaccttaagtgatccgctggcctcggcctcccaaagtgctgggattacaggcgtgagccaacgcacccggccTAACAACCTATTTAATATTGAAACTTGCAACCCCTTTACCCTGCTCTACTTCTTGTTTCCAAACTACTATCACCTTCTAGCATTCTATATGATTTGCTTATTATTCCTCTAGTTTCTCATCTGCCCCCCCTCAAATCAGGAATTTGTTCTATCGTACCCTTCGTCCCTGTAACAAAACCTTGTACCTAGTAGGTGCCCAATAAGTATTTGCGAGTGAATAAATAACATTCAATTCTAGCTCTTCCATCCCAGGTTCTAAAAAAATTTCTGGCTCTAACAACCTGGATCCTAATGTAACCCGGTTCTAATACCTCAGATCTTGGGGCCCCTCCCCCCTGTCCAAGGCTCCCACTTCTTCCCCCGATCCCGCACCCCACTCACGCCCAGCCCTGGCCCAGACCGCGGCCGGCCAGCATCACGCCCCGGATGCTGGGATCCGAGCGCAGGAAGAGCCCCACGTTGCCCAGCAGGTTGAGCAGCTGGAAGGCGGCCAGCGCCAGCTGCAAGGCCCGGGCGAGGGGTCCCAGCGGCGGCGGCCCGGGACCGAGCACCAGCACGTAAGCCAACTCCAAGCCCACGGCCGCGGCCCACAGCGCGGTGAGCACGAGAGGCAGCCGCGCGGGCGCCCCGTCTGCGCTCCCAGCCGCCCAGGGCTGCCCCATGGCCTGGACACCCAGCTGTCGGAGCCGGAGGACTAGGCCGCTTCCGTATTGGGGCGGAGATAGCGGCAGACGGACGTCTGCCACGGCCAATAGAAGCTCGGAAGGGGGTGCGGCGAGCGCTCAGACTCTCCGGGAACGGCCGGCCCACGCGGCGAGTTGATCTGGCCGACGCACCAGCAGTGGAGGCGCTCGGAATCCCGCGGCGCTGGAGTCCGGGTGACGCTGACCCGCCCACCCTGGGGGCCCCTCCCCTCCCGTCGGAGTCCCGCCCGCTGGCGCCGGGGCCAGGAGTGCCCGGGGGATTGAGTTGCAGCCGGGGTGGTGTCGGGGTTTCCCAGCTCAGCACATTCTCCCCTACTCCCCCCAGCCGCCCCGATATTAATAGCCCTGCCGCAGCCCATCCAGCTGGCTCAGAGCCGTTCCCCAGGCCCGGGTGTCTCCCTTCATCACCCCAGAAAACATGCAAAACAGCTCGGCGCCTCTGTGTTCCTGCCTGTGAAATGGGGGTAGGGCTCTGTGTCCCACCAGCGAGGTGCTTG containing:
- the ZDHHC24 gene encoding probable palmitoyltransferase ZDHHC24 isoform X1 — encoded protein: MGQPWAAGSADGAPARLPLVLTALWAAAVGLELAYVLVLGPGPPPLGPLARALQLALAAFQLLNLLGNVGLFLRSDPSIRGVMLAGRGLGQGWAYCYQCQSQVPPRSGHCSACRVCILRRDHHCRLLGRCVGFGNYRPFLCLLLHAAGVLLHVSVLLGPALSALLRAHTPLHMAALLLLPWLMLLTGRVSLAQFALAFVMDTCVAGVLLCGAGLLFHGMLLLRGQTTWEWARGQHSYDLGPCHNLQAALGPRWALVWLWPFLASPLPGDGITFPTTTDVGHTAS
- the ZDHHC24 gene encoding probable palmitoyltransferase ZDHHC24 isoform X2, which gives rise to MGQPWAAGSADGAPARLPLVLTALWAAAVGLELAYVLVLGPGPPPLGPLARALQLALAAFQLLNLLGNVGLFLRSDPSIRGVMLAGRGLGQGWAYCYQCQSQVPPRSGHCSACRVCILRRDHHCRLLGRCVGFGNYRPFLCLLLHAAGVLLHVSVLLGPALSALLRAHTPLHMAALLLLPWLMLLTDNPCPATALTTTKRNSHELLRAGPTSLLSPRCPCSILCMCLQQLSEHPRLPPAHLYREVPSTPQAQCCGNQPHGPASVTASLSIKSPRSTPHISPFAGSHDSSPSRLQGPPRPHPTVPSLPDWAPRSPRLASLFHVCV